Proteins from one Ficedula albicollis isolate OC2 chromosome 3, FicAlb1.5, whole genome shotgun sequence genomic window:
- the IAH1 gene encoding isoamyl acetate-hydrolyzing esterase 1 homolog — MVELVGALKLRAGVPLTGVEKWVLMTRDSLICPKSVTTPAWEKGHGVSDTAGHRAEIQGGGARGRLLRWPRLLLFGDSITEYSFQENGWGTFLAERLVRKCDVLNRGISGYNTRWAKLILPRLIPESTSADSIVAVTIFFGANDSALKELNPKQHVPLEEYTANLKSMVQYLKSVDITADRIILITPPPLEESAWEKACLAKGEKLNRCNGTTGQYAQACVQVARECSTDVLDLWTLMQKDQDFSSYLSDGLHLSAKGNSFLAAQLWSRLENKLSALPSLLPYWRDVDHTNPEASLL; from the exons ATGGTGGAGCTAGTTGGAGCTTTAAAACTGCGTGCTGGCGTGCCATTAACTGGAGTAGAGAAGTGGGTGCTTATGACCCGTGACAGCCTCATCTGCCCCAAGTCAGTGACCACCCCCGCCTGGGAAAAGGGACACGGAGTATCAGAcactgcaggacacagagcagaaatccaA ggggggggagcccgCGGGCGGCTCCTGCGCTGGCCTCGCCTGCTGCTCTTCGGAGACTCCATCACTGAG taCTCCTTCCAGGAAAACGGCTGGGGGACATTCCTTGCTGAGAGACTGGTCAG aaaatgtgatGTTTTGAACCGTGGGATCTCAGGTTACAACACCAGATGGGCTAAATTGATTCTTCCAAGACTGATCCCTGAAAGTACTAGTGCTGACAGTATTGTTGCAGTTACCATTTTCTTTGGAGCTAATGATAGTGCTTTGAAAG AGCTGAACCCCAAGCAACACGTTCCTTTGGAGGAGTACACTGCCAACCTGAAGAGCATGGTGCAGTACCTGAAGTCAGTGGACATTACTGCAGACAGGATTATTTTGATAACACCACCACCTCTTGAGGAATCAGCTTGGGAAAAGGCATGTCTTGCCAAAG GTGAGAAGCTGAACCGCTGCAATGGCACCACCGGGCAGTACGCCCAGGCCTGCGTGCAGGTCGCCAGGGAATGCAGCACGGATGTGCTTGACCTCTGGACCCTGATGCAGAAGGATCAG GATTTCTCTTCCTATTTGTCTGATGGCCTGCATTTATCAGCAAAAGGCAACAGCTTTCTAGCAGCTCAGCTTTGGTCACGCCTGGAAAACAAACTGTCTGCTCTTCCTTCACTGCTTCCTTATTGGCGTGACGTGGACCACACAAACCCTGAGGCCAGTCTGCTGTGA